A region from the Streptosporangium sp. NBC_01756 genome encodes:
- a CDS encoding DEAD/DEAH box helicase — protein MVSPNEAGRAGLSDWTGRDSEVSQVVLAQSEACLQSYEANSALIEEHANIETSVREGGYGHRQLYELIQNGADELRSSSNGLIHVVLSADTLYCANLGNPITPTGAGTILASHLSRKRGAEIGRFGLGFKSVLSVSDQPQFFSRSGSFGWSAGLSQVRIRERVPGSGPTPVLRIAHLLDAEQERASDELLNELMSWATTVVKLPLSKGEFADRLAKDLQLFPAVFAVFSPHAGRVILEDRRNTLYRREITVSGRGDRRSLCVIEGGRERDPEEWRVFETSFHPSDEAWADAGEYRNRVEVPIAWAVPSSGLGETGQFWAFFPTTYETTLRGVLNAAWKTNEDRQHILEGNAFNEVLMREAARLVVASLPALSTPEDPALPLTLMTARGRETRNWADKMLTDLVHKEAADHPSLPDQTGEFRRPGEINIHPKAFAPEDKRWRTWVERWADYPGRPVEWCHPSVERSPTRRSRADILMETAGVRSSSVQEWLESLVSDGTAAASAVALSIVAEMVAENHPYAGEARLSAILRTADGRMVPPQEKSVFRRTSMDPPTEHTVYVDPGLADDPAVSRFLEILGIREADSFGRFAAAVSGGFFFYQSSDWNRLWLLARKTGAERAVEHLHSRDAGSALKVRTRSGKYKPLSECLLPGVVIPSGSPDDGDFVVDEDFHHDDMKMLRMLGMSDAPSANVDPSSSSWYAEYRLSMIEEYYGSLPAGARRPQQSKIMVTGPDLASHLGLLFGLTFAAGSRFIQNLPVEGMVTNWMAYALTRADDAPLTIPSPLVWVIERTGKLATSMGIRSISSCVGPGLNEHARILPVADIDLGLAYALRLPNTLEAIRGTLWLSLLTQALESENHVELGMLYAVAATQLSAPGKVRCRQGDEWTICPPAEVVATADPTQYRRLLNGGISAVLVPESDNVTLLVDEWGMKTFDEVYITELRATQQGVPTPLEDVFPQLKFEPGRPLRGLFLMRCDALEQLVRTPAGQTSEPIAIGRREETIYWLDRGDDLDMLRELNRLLNMGLSEERCRQVLQHRKDIQRDQQVVKVRELSDLQDKLVAMLGGDIIRERLPLGLIDAVEAEEGSIDNRSIAGLALAVYGADVLREFRQELEDRGFAVPTQMAGSHQAKTFVSDLGFPAEYAGFRQPGLDPVLTVQGPINLPALHDYQELMVGRILEVLRSRPAQRGMVSLPTGAGKTRVAVDALIRWLGSLSPKAISTPVLWVAQTEELCEQAVQTWQLVWQHAGPAQRLTISRLWGSNEADPVEDGYHLVVTTDAKLERVIETERYVWLREAQAVIVDEAHTSISPRYTQVLAALGLTPHRSRCPLIGLSATPFRGASSEETERLAARYGRNRLDYHPDGTGILGDDPYRRLQDLGVLAWVKHEELPGATLDLSSHERNTLEQMRRLPASAEERLGHDTARNRVLIDKILSLPEDWRVLLFATSVNHAQTMAALLTRKGVSAAAVSGGTDLGQRRHVIEQFKQGGIRVLANYGVLSQGFDAPATRAVIVARPTYSPNVYQQMIGRGLRGPKNNGKEECLIVNVADNISQYGEELAFRQFEYLWKNQ, from the coding sequence AGACCTCCGTACGAGAGGGAGGGTACGGGCATCGGCAGCTGTACGAGTTGATCCAAAATGGCGCCGATGAGCTGCGGTCAAGCTCGAACGGACTTATCCATGTGGTGCTCTCGGCCGACACGCTGTACTGCGCAAATCTCGGCAATCCGATCACTCCTACGGGGGCCGGCACCATACTGGCTTCACATCTGTCGCGTAAACGAGGCGCCGAGATCGGCAGGTTCGGCCTCGGGTTCAAGTCCGTCCTGAGCGTCTCCGACCAGCCGCAGTTCTTCAGCCGCAGCGGATCCTTCGGCTGGTCAGCAGGTCTGTCTCAGGTCCGGATCCGGGAGCGCGTTCCAGGATCCGGACCCACACCGGTCCTCCGCATCGCTCATCTACTTGACGCGGAGCAAGAACGCGCATCGGACGAGCTACTCAACGAGTTGATGTCCTGGGCCACCACCGTGGTCAAGCTCCCTCTGTCCAAAGGGGAGTTTGCGGACCGCCTGGCCAAGGACCTACAGCTGTTCCCAGCCGTGTTCGCAGTGTTCTCTCCCCATGCCGGCCGAGTGATTCTTGAAGATCGAAGAAACACCCTGTATCGCAGGGAGATCACGGTAAGCGGCCGAGGTGATCGTCGGTCGCTCTGTGTCATCGAGGGCGGTCGCGAGCGAGATCCGGAGGAGTGGAGGGTATTCGAGACCAGTTTTCATCCGTCCGATGAGGCGTGGGCGGATGCGGGGGAGTATCGCAATCGCGTCGAGGTGCCGATCGCATGGGCTGTCCCGTCCTCAGGGCTGGGGGAAACGGGACAGTTCTGGGCCTTCTTTCCCACAACATATGAGACCACTCTCCGTGGCGTCCTTAATGCTGCATGGAAAACCAATGAAGACCGTCAGCACATCCTTGAGGGAAATGCTTTTAACGAAGTCCTGATGAGGGAGGCTGCTCGGCTGGTTGTCGCGTCTTTGCCGGCTCTTTCCACTCCCGAAGATCCTGCATTGCCGTTGACGCTGATGACTGCGCGTGGGCGGGAGACACGTAATTGGGCCGATAAGATGCTTACCGATCTTGTCCATAAGGAAGCAGCGGACCACCCCTCTCTTCCCGATCAGACAGGTGAGTTCCGGCGGCCTGGTGAGATAAATATTCACCCCAAGGCATTCGCGCCAGAGGATAAACGCTGGCGGACGTGGGTCGAGAGGTGGGCCGACTATCCCGGACGTCCTGTCGAATGGTGCCATCCTTCCGTTGAGAGATCACCGACGCGACGATCACGAGCTGACATATTGATGGAGACGGCAGGTGTCAGGTCTAGCTCCGTTCAGGAGTGGCTGGAATCCCTGGTCTCCGATGGTACCGCCGCCGCTTCTGCCGTTGCGCTGTCGATCGTGGCGGAGATGGTTGCTGAAAACCACCCCTACGCAGGGGAAGCGCGCCTGTCGGCGATTCTGCGGACGGCGGATGGAAGAATGGTTCCGCCTCAGGAGAAAAGTGTCTTCCGACGTACGTCGATGGATCCACCCACTGAGCACACGGTGTATGTTGATCCAGGGTTAGCGGACGACCCTGCCGTGTCTCGATTTCTTGAGATTCTCGGTATTCGAGAAGCGGACTCTTTCGGCCGTTTCGCTGCGGCTGTCTCCGGAGGCTTCTTTTTCTACCAGTCCTCCGACTGGAATCGACTCTGGCTCCTTGCGCGAAAGACCGGGGCCGAGCGCGCCGTTGAGCACCTACACAGCCGAGACGCAGGTTCGGCTCTCAAGGTTCGAACACGATCCGGGAAGTACAAGCCATTGAGTGAATGTCTGCTCCCTGGTGTTGTCATCCCTTCGGGAAGCCCTGATGACGGAGATTTCGTAGTGGACGAAGATTTCCACCACGATGATATGAAAATGCTTCGCATGCTTGGTATGTCTGATGCTCCAAGCGCAAATGTGGACCCGTCTTCTTCCTCATGGTATGCCGAATACAGATTGAGCATGATCGAGGAGTATTACGGGTCACTTCCGGCCGGTGCTCGCAGACCCCAGCAAAGCAAGATCATGGTTACAGGTCCCGACCTCGCCAGCCATCTCGGACTTTTATTTGGCCTGACATTCGCGGCTGGCTCCCGATTCATTCAGAACCTTCCCGTCGAGGGAATGGTAACGAACTGGATGGCCTATGCCCTTACCCGTGCGGATGATGCGCCCTTGACCATACCGTCACCGCTGGTATGGGTCATCGAGCGAACCGGAAAACTGGCCACGTCGATGGGCATTCGGAGCATCTCAAGCTGTGTCGGGCCGGGTCTGAATGAACATGCTCGCATCCTGCCGGTCGCTGATATCGACTTGGGCCTTGCGTATGCTCTCAGGCTCCCCAACACTTTGGAAGCTATCAGGGGGACTCTGTGGCTTTCCCTTCTCACCCAAGCTCTTGAGAGTGAGAACCATGTGGAGTTGGGAATGCTGTATGCAGTTGCAGCCACACAATTAAGCGCGCCTGGGAAAGTTCGTTGCCGACAAGGTGATGAGTGGACCATCTGCCCACCGGCGGAGGTGGTAGCCACTGCAGATCCCACCCAATACCGGCGACTGTTGAACGGAGGCATTTCCGCCGTCCTCGTCCCCGAATCAGATAATGTGACGCTCCTCGTAGACGAGTGGGGAATGAAGACCTTTGACGAGGTCTACATCACCGAACTCCGTGCGACGCAGCAGGGCGTACCAACTCCGCTGGAGGACGTGTTCCCCCAGCTTAAATTCGAACCGGGACGCCCCCTACGCGGTTTATTCCTTATGCGCTGCGATGCGCTGGAGCAGCTTGTCCGTACTCCCGCAGGTCAGACATCAGAACCGATTGCTATCGGCCGACGTGAAGAAACGATCTACTGGCTTGATCGCGGCGATGATCTAGACATGCTTCGTGAGCTGAACCGTCTGCTCAATATGGGGTTATCGGAGGAGCGCTGCCGCCAAGTGCTCCAGCATCGGAAGGACATCCAGCGAGACCAACAAGTCGTTAAGGTCCGGGAACTGTCGGATCTCCAAGACAAGCTGGTGGCCATGCTCGGCGGTGACATTATCCGTGAACGGCTACCGCTTGGCTTGATCGATGCGGTTGAAGCCGAGGAAGGATCAATAGATAACCGAAGCATCGCCGGCCTGGCGCTGGCCGTGTATGGCGCGGATGTCCTCCGGGAGTTCCGACAGGAACTGGAAGACCGGGGTTTCGCCGTACCGACCCAGATGGCTGGGAGCCACCAGGCGAAGACATTCGTGTCCGATCTGGGCTTCCCCGCTGAGTACGCAGGCTTTCGGCAACCCGGTCTTGACCCTGTGCTCACCGTCCAAGGCCCGATAAACCTCCCAGCCTTGCATGACTACCAAGAGCTCATGGTCGGACGGATTCTGGAGGTGCTTCGGAGCCGACCCGCACAGCGAGGAATGGTTAGCCTGCCTACCGGAGCCGGCAAGACACGTGTGGCCGTCGATGCGCTCATCCGGTGGTTGGGGTCGCTATCCCCTAAGGCGATCTCCACTCCTGTTCTGTGGGTGGCACAGACGGAGGAACTGTGTGAACAGGCTGTACAAACCTGGCAGTTGGTGTGGCAGCACGCCGGCCCGGCTCAACGCCTGACGATCAGCAGGTTGTGGGGATCGAATGAGGCGGATCCCGTGGAAGACGGATACCACCTTGTGGTCACTACGGACGCAAAGCTGGAAAGGGTCATCGAGACGGAGCGCTACGTGTGGTTGCGCGAGGCTCAGGCGGTCATCGTGGATGAGGCGCATACATCGATCAGTCCTCGATACACGCAAGTCCTGGCCGCACTGGGGCTGACACCACATCGTTCGCGGTGTCCCCTCATCGGTTTGAGCGCCACCCCCTTCCGAGGAGCGAGTTCAGAGGAGACGGAGCGCCTTGCGGCCCGCTACGGAAGGAACAGACTCGACTACCACCCGGACGGAACAGGCATCCTGGGGGACGACCCGTATCGCAGGCTCCAAGACCTCGGCGTGCTGGCCTGGGTAAAGCACGAAGAACTCCCCGGCGCCACCCTGGACCTGAGCTCTCATGAGCGGAATACGCTCGAACAGATGCGTCGCCTTCCCGCTTCGGCGGAAGAGCGTCTCGGCCATGACACCGCCCGAAATCGCGTTCTGATCGACAAGATTCTTTCGTTGCCGGAAGACTGGCGTGTGCTGCTGTTTGCAACCTCGGTCAACCACGCACAGACAATGGCGGCACTCCTTACCCGAAAGGGAGTGTCCGCCGCCGCGGTGTCGGGCGGAACCGATCTTGGTCAGCGCAGGCATGTGATCGAGCAGTTCAAACAGGGCGGGATTCGCGTCTTGGCTAACTACGGCGTTTTGTCCCAGGGCTTCGACGCTCCTGCCACACGAGCCGTAATCGTTGCCCGCCCTACCTACAGCCCCAACGTCTACCAGCAGATGATCGGCCGAGGGCTTAGAGGGCCGAAGAACAACGGTAAGGAGGAGTGCCTCATCGTCAACGTGGCTGACAACATTTCCCAGTACGGTGAGGAGCTCGCGTTCCGGCAGTTCGAATACCTCTGGAAGAATCAATGA